ATTGAGCATACCCTGTCCGCATTGATGGCGCCTGTGCAGATGTTGTTCAATTCCCGGTTTGTGGTGGAAATTCTCAGCGGGCGGGATGTTCCATGGAATCCGCAGTCGCGCGATGCGGGAACGGGAATCGACTGGGAGGCCATTATTTCGGCGCATATGGGGCATACGGTGACCGGAGTGACCTGGGCAGTGATTGCGTTTTTGATTAGTCCGGTATTTTTCTGGTGGTTGAGTCCGGTGACATTCGGGCTGATCGCTTCCATCCCGATTTCCGCGATGTTAAGCGCGCCGGGATTGGGTAAACGTCTGCGTCAGTTCCGGCTTTTCACCATTCCCATTGAAACCAAGCCCACGGCGGTGGTCCGGCATCTGGATAAGAACCTGAGAGCCATCCGGCACCGGATGGATCCCCCGGACTGGTTGGCGCCTCATTACGGAATCATGCAGGTGGTGTTGGATCCCTATCTGAATGCGGCCCACAGTTCATTGTTGCGGCATAAGCCCACGGCGGGGCACCGGGTGACCCGTGACCTGCATGAACTCCAGGTGCGCCTGCTGGCGAAGGGGCCCGCCGCGCTGAATCGCCGGGAGCAGATGGCTGTTTTGATGAATGCCCAGGCGGTGGCAGACCTGCATGATCAGGTGTGGCGCATGCCTGAGTCGAGCCTGTCGCAATGGTGGCTCCTGGCGATGCGGCATTATAACACCCTGACCGATCGCCCTCAAACCGCTCTGTACCGTTAAGCCCGTGCGTGACGATAACGGGGCCTTGGGGAATGATTATCATGTTGCCTTTTGCTTTACTCTTTTGCCGCAAGTTGTATAGTCGCAATGTAAGGCCGCAGTTTGAGTAGCGGATGACGAAATCGCGGTATTTGAGGGAATAGTCATGCCGGATGAGAACATAAAAAATGAACAGGACCCTGCCCCGTTATTGAGGCTTCTGATCGTTGAGGATTCCGCGGAGGATGCCGAGATGATCGTGCGGGAGCTGCGGCGGGCGGGCTACACGCTCGTCTATGAGCGGGTGGATACCCTCGAGTCCATGCGGGCACTCTTGCACTGGGAGTGGGATCTCATCCTGGCGGATTATAAAATGCCCCGGTTCAGCGGGCTGGATGCTCTCGCCGAGTTCAAAACCTGGAAGCGGGACGTTCCTTTTATTGTCGTGTCGGGGGCTATCGGGGAGGAATGCGCGGTTGAATCCGTCAAGGCCGGGGCGCAGGATTATGTCCTGAAGGACCGCTTGACGCGGTTGGTGCCGGTGGTGCAGCGCGCCATGAAGGACGCGGCTGACCGGCGCGAATACCGCAGAGTGCAGCGGGACCGGGACCGGGCGGACGAAGCCCTCCGTGCCAGCGAGGCCCGGCTAAGGGTCATTCTCGAGTCCGTGCAGACTGGGGTCATGATTGTAGATCCGGAAAGCCATGTCATCCTCGAAGTCAATCGTGAACTGGCGGAGATGGTCGGGTTGCCGGCACATCAGATCGAGGGGAGTGTCTGTCATAAATTTGTCTGTCCTGCGGCCAGGGGGCAGTGCCCGCTTACCGATCTCGGCCAGTCGATTGATCATTCAGAACGCGTGCTGGTCCGGGCGGATGGGACCCAGATTCCCGTTCTCAAGACGGTTCGGCAGGTGGTGATTAATGGCCGGCGCCAGTTGATCGAGAGTGTGGTGGATATCAGCGAGTTGAAGCGCCTTCAGGATCAGGTGATTCTGTCCCAGAAAATGGAGGCGATCGGACAGTTGGCGGGCGGGGTCGCTCATGACTTTAATAATATCCTGCAAGTGATTATGGGCTATTCGGAAGTGCTCATGCGGAGTACCTCGAAGTCTGAATCCTCGGCCGAGGGCATTGAGAATATCTATCAGGCCGCCCAGCGTGCCGCCATGTTGACGCGGCAGTTGCTGGTGTTCAGCCGGCGCCAGATGGTGGTGCCGACGGTGATGGAAATGAATGTGGTTATTGAAAATGTTCGCTCCCTGATCGAGCATCTCGTGGGCGGGGACATTCATCTTAGCGTCGAGTGCGCCCCGCACCTTCCGCCCATCTATGCCGATGCCAGTCAGCTGGAACAGCTGCTCCTGAATCTGGTGGTCAATGCAAGGGATGCCATGCCCTCGGGGGGGAACCTGGTCATTTCCGCCAGACAGGTGAAAGTGAGTGAGGTCCAGGCGACCGGGATGATGGGGGCGCGCCCGGGTGAATTTGTGGCCGTTTCTGTAGCTGATACCGGGGTGGGAATGGAGCCTGAGGTGTTGAAACATGTCTTTGAGCCGTTTTTCAGCACGAAGGGGATCGGGCATGGGAGCGGACTTGGCCTTTCGGTCGCCTATGGCATTGCCAAGCAGCACAATGGCTGGGTTCAGGTGGAAAGTCAGGTGGGGAAGGGCTCGACCATGACGCTGTATCTTCCGGTGAGGGAAGGGGAGCGGACGCCTGCGACGGCGGAATCCCCCACCTCTGTCCCGCCGGGCAAAGGAGAGCGGATTTTATTGGTTGAGGATGAACCTGAAGTGCGCGTCCTGGCGTCGCGGGTGCTGGTGGCAGCGGGCTATGAGGTCGTGGCGGTGGGGACGGTCGCGGAGGGTGAGTCGGCCCTCACTCAGCCGGGAGCCCACTTTGACCTGGTGTTCAGTGATGTGGTGCTGCCGGATGGGAATGGTGTGGAATTAGTTGAGAATGCCCTGGCGCGCAACCCGGATCTGGCCGTGTTGATCAGCAGCGGATATACCGATGAGCGTTCGCGGTGGCAGACAATTCAAAACCGGGGGTTCCCATTCCTGGCCAAGCCTCATTCGCCTTCGCGGTTAGTAAGCGTCGTAAGGGAAGTGCTGGCGAACGCACATGGATAAAATACGAATTCGTGATCTTCGGGTACGGTGCCGGGTGGGCGTTACTGCTTTTGAACGACGCCTGCCTCAGGAACTATTGATTACGGTAACCTTGCACGCGGACTTGCGGCGCGCCTGCCGGAGTGATGATCTCCGCCACACCATTGATTACAGCGTATTGAAAAAAGCGATTTTGGCGGAGAGCGAGTCTAAACCGTATAAGCTGATCGAGCGGTTGGCTCAGCGGATCGCCGAGCTTTCCCTGCAATCCGAGCTGGTGCAACAGGTGGATGTCACGGTTCAAAAGCTGGGGGCGCTCCGGTTTGCGCTTTGCAGTGAAGTGGAAATTACAAGGGTCCGGGACGAACGGTGAGGCATGTATGAATAAGAAGCGTGTGGCGGGGTTAATTAGGGAATTATTAGGGGAAATCGGGGAAAACCCTGACCGGGAGGGTCTGGTCAAGACGCCGGAACGCGTGGCCGCCGCCTATGAGTTTCTGACGTCCGGGTACCGGATGTCCGTTAAGCGGATCGTGAATGGGGCGGTGTTCACGGCGGAAGCCAATAACATGGTCCTGCTCAAAAACATCGAGGTGTACAGTCTCTGTGAACACCACATGCTCCCGTTTTTCGGTCGATGCCACATCGGCTATATACCCCGCAAGAAAGTCCTGGGCGTCAGCAAGCTGGCCCGTATCGTGGACTGTCATGCTCGGCGCCTTCAGATTCAGGAGCGGCTGACCGCTCAAATCGCCCATGACATTATGGATTACATCAAGCCCGAGGGGGTGGGTGTGGTCATGGAGTGCCGCCACCTCTGCATGATTATGCGGGGGGTCGAGAAGCAGGATTCAGTGATGACGACCTCATCCGTTCTGGGCAGTTTCCACAATGATTCCTCCACCCGGTCCGAGTTTCTCAGCCTGATTCGATGATTATGAGCAGGCGGAAGACGATCATTTTCCTCGGTGACGGGATGGCGGATGAGCCGATGGCGGAGCTCGGCGGTAAAACCCCCTTACAGGTGGCGGCTACACCGGGGATGGACCGGATTGCGAGGGAAGGGCGATCGGGTACTTTGTTAACACTACCGGCCGGTTTTCCAACCAGCAGTGAAGTCGCCAATATGTCCGTCATGGGCTGTGATCTGCCTTCTGAATATTGCGGGCGGGGTGCCCTCGAGGCGGCGGGGCGGGGAGTACCTCTGGGACTGGACGATATTGCCTTCCGGGTCAACCTGACCACCGTTGAGAACGGAATCCTGCGTGACTTTTCGGGGGGACGGATTGCGTCCCCTGAGGCCGCGCTCCTGATTGAGGCGTTGAATGAGCATCTGGGGACGGGTCAAATCCGGTTCCATGCCGGATTGAGCTATCGGAACATTCTTGTGTGCTCGGGGCCTGAATTTTCCGCTCAGGTCAAGACTGATAAGCCGGATGATAATCACGGTGAGCCGGTGGCGGGGCATCTACCCTGTGCCTTGAGTCCGGCGGGCGAGTTCACCGCGACGGTGTTAAGGCGGCTGATGGACGAAGCTACGGCGGTGCTCACGAATCACCCGGTGAACCAGCGGCTGAAGGCGGGCGGACGCACGATGGCAAACGGCATATGGCCCTGGAGCGGCGGGCGGGCAGGGGCATTGAGGAAGCTCAAGGATAAGTACGGCATCACAGGGGCGGTGATTTCCGCTGTGGATGTGATTACCGGTCTGGGGCGATGCCTGGGGCTGGATGTGGTGCCGGTTTCCGGGGCAACGGGGTACATCGATACCAATTATGAGGGCAAGGCCGCCGCGGCGGTGGAGGCTATTCAGACCCATGATTTTGTGTACTTGCATCTGGAGGCCATTGATGAAGTATCCCATGAGCAAAACCTGACTCTTAAAATCAAGGCCATTGAGGATTTTGACTCCAGAATTATCTGCCCGGTGATGGCGGCGGTGGGGCCGGATGCGAATTATGCCGTGTTGCCGGATCATCCCGTTCCCATCCGGTTGGGCAAACATACGCGCACGCCGGTGCCGGTGTCGGTGCGGTGTCCCGGGATCCCTCCCGATGGCGTGGCGGCCTTCAATGAGATGGACTGCCTCCGCGGCAGCCTCGGCGCGATGCAGGGGGATGCCCTGATGCGTATCCTCTTCGGGTGACCGCACGGAGTGCTGGAAGGAATCGCGACATGGCAAGTGACAACCAGTCTTCAAAAACGATGCGGATTGATATTCCCGCGGCCCCTTCCGGCCGGTGGCCACGCCACTTAACCCCGGCTCAGGCGGCGGACGGGACCCGTCCGCGCAAGACGTTTGGAGAGATCGCCGTCCAGAATTCGGATTTAAGCGAATTGTTCCAGAACGTCTATGATTCGGCCTTCATCACCGAACTGAACGGGAAAATTGTCGATGCGAATGTCCGCGCGACCCAGTCGTTTTTATACACGCAGGCCCAATTCAAGCAGGCCGCCATCATGGATATTGTGCTGGGGATGACGGAACACGTCCTCGCAACCATTGGTGACAATCTGCGGAATGACCGGTTTACCCTTATCCAGGCGGAATGCGCGAGGCAGGACGGGTCACTCGTGCCCTCTGAAATTTCCACCTGCAAGATCACCCTCTCGGGCAAGACCTACCTCTGTTTTTTTATAAGGGATATCAGTGCGCGCAAGGAGGCGGAAGACGCCTTGCAGGCGGCGCATGACACGCTGGAGGCGGAGGTGCGTGAGCGGACCCGGATCAACGAGGAGCTGAGCCAGGAGATCGCGCGACGGACGCGGATC
This is a stretch of genomic DNA from bacterium. It encodes these proteins:
- a CDS encoding cofactor-independent phosphoglycerate mutase codes for the protein MSRRKTIIFLGDGMADEPMAELGGKTPLQVAATPGMDRIAREGRSGTLLTLPAGFPTSSEVANMSVMGCDLPSEYCGRGALEAAGRGVPLGLDDIAFRVNLTTVENGILRDFSGGRIASPEAALLIEALNEHLGTGQIRFHAGLSYRNILVCSGPEFSAQVKTDKPDDNHGEPVAGHLPCALSPAGEFTATVLRRLMDEATAVLTNHPVNQRLKAGGRTMANGIWPWSGGRAGALRKLKDKYGITGAVISAVDVITGLGRCLGLDVVPVSGATGYIDTNYEGKAAAAVEAIQTHDFVYLHLEAIDEVSHEQNLTLKIKAIEDFDSRIICPVMAAVGPDANYAVLPDHPVPIRLGKHTRTPVPVSVRCPGIPPDGVAAFNEMDCLRGSLGAMQGDALMRILFG
- the folE gene encoding GTP cyclohydrolase I FolE, with the protein product MNKKRVAGLIRELLGEIGENPDREGLVKTPERVAAAYEFLTSGYRMSVKRIVNGAVFTAEANNMVLLKNIEVYSLCEHHMLPFFGRCHIGYIPRKKVLGVSKLARIVDCHARRLQIQERLTAQIAHDIMDYIKPEGVGVVMECRHLCMIMRGVEKQDSVMTTSSVLGSFHNDSSTRSEFLSLIR
- the folB gene encoding dihydroneopterin aldolase produces the protein MDKIRIRDLRVRCRVGVTAFERRLPQELLITVTLHADLRRACRSDDLRHTIDYSVLKKAILAESESKPYKLIERLAQRIAELSLQSELVQQVDVTVQKLGALRFALCSEVEITRVRDER
- a CDS encoding response regulator, coding for MPDENIKNEQDPAPLLRLLIVEDSAEDAEMIVRELRRAGYTLVYERVDTLESMRALLHWEWDLILADYKMPRFSGLDALAEFKTWKRDVPFIVVSGAIGEECAVESVKAGAQDYVLKDRLTRLVPVVQRAMKDAADRREYRRVQRDRDRADEALRASEARLRVILESVQTGVMIVDPESHVILEVNRELAEMVGLPAHQIEGSVCHKFVCPAARGQCPLTDLGQSIDHSERVLVRADGTQIPVLKTVRQVVINGRRQLIESVVDISELKRLQDQVILSQKMEAIGQLAGGVAHDFNNILQVIMGYSEVLMRSTSKSESSAEGIENIYQAAQRAAMLTRQLLVFSRRQMVVPTVMEMNVVIENVRSLIEHLVGGDIHLSVECAPHLPPIYADASQLEQLLLNLVVNARDAMPSGGNLVISARQVKVSEVQATGMMGARPGEFVAVSVADTGVGMEPEVLKHVFEPFFSTKGIGHGSGLGLSVAYGIAKQHNGWVQVESQVGKGSTMTLYLPVREGERTPATAESPTSVPPGKGERILLVEDEPEVRVLASRVLVAAGYEVVAVGTVAEGESALTQPGAHFDLVFSDVVLPDGNGVELVENALARNPDLAVLISSGYTDERSRWQTIQNRGFPFLAKPHSPSRLVSVVREVLANAHG